In the genome of Gadus morhua chromosome 12, gadMor3.0, whole genome shotgun sequence, one region contains:
- the b3galt2 gene encoding beta-1,3-galactosyltransferase 2 — MSWRRRHCCPIKMTWTVKRSVFRTQVAGLLSLALLLTFFLFFSHQDWLPGRSGPRESPLSYTVHGFRGPKVELNQSSSIRSLWKEMGYVAPKHPLNLSSQHVAEVGEIGGGGEEGLVRTGVMGLEDSMSANNSLQKEMGIGGKLSAHPYRYILNEPFLCRDSTPFLVLLIAAEPSQAVARNAIRQTWGNESAAMGLGFVRLFLLGVGKSAESALQSSIEEESHVHHDIIQQDYQDTYYNLTVKTLMGMNWVAAHCPQARYVMKTDSDMFVNTEYLIQKLLKPELPPRQRFFTGYLMRGYAPNRNKDSKWYMPPELYPSERYPIFCSGTGYVFSGDMAELIYQASLSIRRLHLEDVYVGICLAKLRVDPVPPPNEFLFNHWRVSYSSCKYSHLITSHQFQPNELLKYWNHLQTNKANACVNMAKEKASRYRHRKFHGERPH; from the coding sequence ATGTCGTGGAGACGGAGGCACTGCTGCCCCATTAAGATGACCTGGACCGTCAAGCGCTCGGTGTTCCGCACCCAGGTGGCGGGCCTACTATCGCTTGCCCTGCTCTTAACCTTCTTCCTGTTCTTCAGCCATCAGGACTGGCTGCCCGGACGCAGTGGGCCCCGCGAAAGCCCCTTGTCCTACACCGTGCACGGTTTCCGTGGCCCCAAGGTGGAGTTAAACCAGAGCTCCTCCATCAGGAGCCTCTGGAAGGAGATGGGGTACGTGGCGCCAAAGCATCCGCTCAACCTCAGCTCTCAGCATGTGGCGGAGGTGGGCGAgatcgggggaggaggggaagaagggCTAGTCCGGACAGGGGTAATGGGGCTGGAGGATTCCATGAGTGCCAACAACAGTTTACAGAAGGAGATGGGTATAGGCGGGAAGCTCAGCGCACATCCATACCGCTACATCTTGAACGAGCCTTTCCTGTGCCGAGATAGCACACCCTTCCTCGTCCTGCTCATCGCTGCCGAACCGAGCCAGGCCGTCGCCCGCAACGCCATCCGCCAGACATGGGGCAATGAGAGTGCGGCAATGGGGCTGGGCTTTGTGCGCCTCTTCCTGCTCGGAGTAGGCAAGAGCGCAGAGAGTGCCCTCCAGAGCAGTATCGAGGAGGAGAGCCATGTCCACCATGACATCATCCAGCAGGACTACCAGGACACGTACTATAATCTCACCGTCAAAACCCTGATGGGTATGAACTGGGTGGCCGCTCACTGCCCGCAGGCCCGCTATGTGATGAAGACCGACAGCGACATGTTCGTCAACACTGAGTATCTCATCCAGAAGCTGCTGAAGCCCGAGCTGCCACCCAGGCAGAGGTTCTTCACAGGCTACCTGATGAGGGGCTACGCGCCCAACCGGAACAAGGACAGCAAGTGGTACATGCCGCCGGAGCTGTATCCGAGCGAGCGCTACCCCATTTTCTGCTCGGGGACGGGTTACGTGTTCTCGGGGGACATGGCAGAGCTGATATACCAGGCATCCCTGAGCATACGCAGGCTGCACCTGGAGGACGTCTATGTGGGGATCTGCCTGGCCAAGCTGCGCGTCGACCCGGTGCCGCCCCCAAACGAGTTCCTCTTTAACCACTGGCGGGTGTCCTACTCCAGCTGCAAGTACAGCCACCTGATCACATCCCATCAGTTTCAGCCCAACGAACTCCTCAAGTACTGGAACCACCTGCAGACCAACAAAGCCAACGCCTGCGTGAACATGGCCAAGGAGAAGGCGTCCAGGTATAGACACCGGAAGTTCCATGGGGAGCGGCCCCACTAA